From Odontesthes bonariensis isolate fOdoBon6 chromosome 21, fOdoBon6.hap1, whole genome shotgun sequence, a single genomic window includes:
- the myadml2 gene encoding myeloid-associated differentiation marker-like protein 2 yields the protein MDAHGGHYLNKDAVLSPLGAARMCQLLLGCTIMALVSHGADYSASYGTFCMFVWCFSFAVTLVVFTLDITRLHTCMPISWDNFTVAFAMLATLMYITASVVYPVYFLQTEWSDDNYEAQMYRIAVTVCSSICCFPYGVEVFLTRAKPGAVVGYMATVSGLLKVVQGFVACIIFGALANDSEYNLHIATQYCVVVYSLCFSVTVIVVIVTVSGRTSALKFPFDRFVVVYTFFAVILYLSTTLIWPIFSFDRKYGTTTRPEDCPRGECPWDSKLVVAVFTSVNLILYFIDLVYSQRIRFVSSSAV from the coding sequence ATGGATGCTCATGGGGGACACTACCTCAACAAAGACGCTGTGCTTTCACCTTTAGGTGCAGCCCGAATGTGCCAGCTATTGCTCGGCTGCACCATAATGGCCCTGGTGTCCCACGGTGCAGACTACAGCGCCTCTTATGGAACCTTCTGCATGTTTGTGTGGTGCTTCAGCTTTGCAGTCACACTGGTTGTGTTCACCTTGGACATTACACGGCTGCATACTTGCATGCCAATATCCTGGGATAACTTTACCGTAGCTTTTGCCATGCTGGCGACACTCATGTACATCACTGCCTCTGTGGTCTACCCTGTTTACTTCCTCCAAACAGAGTGGTCCGATGACAACTACGAAGCCCAAATGTACCGCATTGCTGTCACGGTCTGCTCCAGCATCTGCTGCTTTCCATACGGAGTCGAGGTCTTCCTAACAAGAGCCAAACCAGGAGCCGTTGTGGGCTACATGGCAACTGTATCTGGTCTGCTCAAGGTGGTCCAGGGTTTCGTGGCCTGCATTATTTTTGGGGCCCTAGCTAATGACAGTGAGTACAACCTGCACATTGCCACCCAGTACTGTGTGGTGGTGTACAGCTTGTGTTTCTCCGTCACTGTGATAGTGGTCATAGTGACAGTGTCCGGTAGAACCTCCGCCTTGAAGTTTCCATTTGACCGATTTGTGGTTGTCTACACCTTCTTCGCTGTGATCCTCTACCTCAGCACCACACTGATCTGGCCCATCTTCAGCTTTGACAGGAAGTATGGCACCACTACTCGTCCAGAGGACTGCCCCCGTGGAGAATGTCCCTGGGATAGTAAGCTGGTGGTGGCTGTGTTCACCAGTGTCAACCTGATACTATATTTTATAGATCTTGTTTACTCCCAGAGGATTCGCTTTGTCTCCAGCTCTGCTGTGTAA
- the pycr1a gene encoding pyrroline-5-carboxylate reductase 1a, with protein MSVGFIGAGQLAHALVRGFSAAGVIATHRITASSPDTDLLTVQQLRKLGVNFTTSNKETVSKSDVLFLAVKPHIIPFVLDEIGPDIEDRHLIVSCAAGVTISSIEKKLQQHCSSPKVMRCMTNTPVVVREGATVYATGTYAEVEDGKLLEQLMASVGYCTEVEEDLIDAVTGLSGSGPAYAFTAVDALADGGVKMGLPRRLAVHLGAQALLGAARMLLDSEQHPGQLKDNVCSPGGATIHALHVMESGGFRSLLINAVEASCVRTRELQFLADQEKISSAAIKKTTLDKVLQQPGVNADAVGVRSHGISIFNSSNPRVKKD; from the exons ATGAGTGTGGGCTTCATTGGAGCGGGCCAGCTGGCTCACGCGCTGGTGAGAGGCTTCTCGGCTGCAG GCGTGATTGCCACGCACAGAATCACAGCCAGCTCTCCGGACACAGACCTCCTCACGGTGCAGCAGCTGCGG AAATTGGGCGTGAATTTCACCACCAGCAACAAGGAGACAGTTAGCAAAAGTGATGTCCTCTTCCTGGCTGTGAAGCCCCACATCATTCCTTTTGTACTTGATGAGATTGGACCAGATATTGAGGACCGTCATCTTATTGTGTCCTGTGCGGCAGGTGTCACTATCAGCTCCATAGAGAAG aagctgcagcagcattGCTCCTCTCCAAAGGTAATGCGCTGCATGACCAACACTCCTGTGGTGGTGCGTGAAGGGGCAACAGTCTATGCCACAGGCACATACGCAGAGGTGGAGGACGGAAAGCTTCTGGAACAGCTGATGGCCAGTGTTGGCTACTGCACCGAAGTGGAGGAGGACCTGATTGATGCTGTCACTGGACTGAGTGGCAGTGGCCCCGCCTAC GCATTCACAGCTGTAGATGCTCTTGCTGATGGTGGAGTGAAAATGGGCCTCCCCAGGAGACTGGCTGTGCACCTCGGAGCTCAAGCCCTGCTG GGAGCTGCTCGGATGTTGTTGGACTCAGAGCAACACCCTGGGCAGCTTAAGGACAATGTGTGTTCACCAGGGGGCGCCACCATCCACGCGCTTCATGTCATGGAGAGTGGTGGCTTCCGAAGCCTCCTCATAAATGCCGTGGAGGCCTCTTGTGTAAGGACTAG AGAACTTCAGTTTTTGGCTGACCAGGAGAAGATATCCTCAGCCGCCATTAAGAAGACAACTCTGGACAAAGTGCTTCAGCAGCCGGGAGTCAATGCAGACGCTGTCGGAGTCAGATCTCATGGGATCAGTATCTTTAACAGCAGTAACCCGAGGGTCAAGAAGGACTGA
- the notum1a gene encoding palmitoleoyl-protein carboxylesterase notum1a, with protein MTAIRMVSSVLLLVLMQSGALCARRFRGGRNPQPRRSPPPPTYRADRGDTTESFPLDFTAVEENMDNFMTQVKNLAQSLYPCSAQKLDYDMKLNFLENTSVTCNDGSPAGYYLKESRGSRRWLIFLEGGWYCFNKENCDSRYETMRRLMSSSKWPQTRTGTGILSPLPEENPHWWNANMVFIPYCSSDVWSGAAAKTEQNGYAFMGSLIIQEVVKDLLSKGLDNAKVLLLAGSSAGGTGVLLNVDRVSELLEGLGHTGIQVRGLSDSGWFLDNKQYHCTDCVDTVSCTPTETIKRGIKYWGGVVPEKCRQTHEGEEWNCFFGYRVFPSIKSPVFVVQWLFDEAQLTVDNIQLTGQPVQEGQWRYIQNLGIELRNTLKDVPAMFAPACLSHEVITRSYWTDIQVKGTSLPRALHCWDRSLHDSRNNKAPPKACPVHLIDSCPWPHCNPTCPTIRDQFTGQEMNVIQFLMHMGFDVQKMAQQQGMDPSKLLGMLSSGS; from the exons ATGACAGCGATCAGAATGGTTTCATccgtgctgctgctggtgctgatgcAGTCCGGTGCTCTTTGCGCACGGAGGTTCCGGGGTGGCCGCAACCCACAACCACGACGATCACCACCTCCTCCCACATACCGGGCGGACCGGGGTGATACCACGGAGAGCTTCCCTCTGGATTTCACCGCGGTGGAGGAGAACATGGATAACTTCATGACTCAGGTGAAGAACCTTGCGCAGTCCCTCTACCCGTGCTCGGCGCAGAAGCTCGACTACGACATGAAGCTGAACTTTTTGGAGAATACTTCAGTCACCTGCAACGACGGAAGTCCTGCGGG ATACTACCTGAAGGAGTCTCGGGGAAGCAGGCGGTGGCTGATATTCCTTGAGG GTGGCTGGTACTGCTTCAACAAGGAGAACTGTGATAGTCGATATGAGACCATGAGGAGGTTGATGAGCTCATCCAAGTGGCCCCAAACAAGAACAG GCACAGGGATCCTGTCTCCACTGCCTGAGGAAAACCCTCACTGGTGGAATGCAAACATGGT GTTCATTCCATACTGCTCCAGTGACGTTTGGAGCGGTGCTGCAGCCAAAACAGAGCAAA ATGGTTATGCCTTCATGGGCTCGCTAATCATTCAAGAGGTTGTGAAGGATCTACTGAGCAAAGGTCTGGACAATGCGAAAGTCCTCCTTTTAGCAGGAAGCAG TGCGGGTGGTACAGGGGTCCTTCTGAATGTGGATCGTGTGTCCGAGCTGCTGGAGGGTCTGGGGCACACTGGGATACAAGTGCGAGGCCTCTCAGattcaggctggttcctggacaACAAGCAGTACCACTGCACGGACTGTGTTGACACTGTCAGCTGTACCCCCACTGAGACCATCAAGAGAGGAATCAA GTACTGGGGAGGAGTGGTTCCAGAGAAGTGTAGACAAACCCATGAAGGAGAGGAGTGGAACTGCTTTTTTGGATATAGAGTCTTCCCATCAATTAAAA GCCCTGTTTTTGTGGTCCAGTGGTTGTTTGACGAAGCTCAATTGACAGTGGACAACATCCAGCTAACAGGCCAGCCTGTGCAGGAAGGCCAGTGGCGCTACATCCAGAATCTGGGCATTGAGCTGAGGAACACACTAAAAGACGTCCC gGCTATGTTTGCTCCAGCATGCCTATCACATGAAGTTATCACCAGAAG CTACTGGACGGACATTCAGGTTAAAGGCACCTCTTTGCCCAGAGCGCTTCACTGCTGGGACCGCAGCCTGCACGACAGCAGGAACAACAAAGCTCCACCCAAAGCTTGCCCCGTGCATCTGATTGACAGCTGCCCGTGGCCTCACTGCAACCCCACCTGCCCGACTATCCGAGACCAATTCACAGGACAAGAGATGAACGTCATTCAGTTCCTCATGCACATGGGGTTTGATGTGCAGAAGATGGCCCAGCAGCAGGGCATGGACCCCAGCAAGCTACTGGGCATGCTCAGCAGCGGCAGCTAA